In one Drosophila pseudoobscura strain MV-25-SWS-2005 chromosome X, UCI_Dpse_MV25, whole genome shotgun sequence genomic region, the following are encoded:
- the siz gene encoding IQ motif and SEC7 domain-containing protein 1 isoform X4, whose product MIICISGFIIGESFPQKSIERSGSTQYDLAGAPPAGSSTASTTDSGSVGGYVYLQNHYAPGAHNAAAAINYPTQQHHPQMIYQLQQYPTCHKHQQQLQQQQQQQQHLHQAAAGHYMQVTSATAGGSSAYHQHHHMLHGGQHGQHHAHHHGHGGAVVIAGSGVGTGMGAGSVIMQHQQLQQMQQHQQQQQQHQHQGMHKKNSIRNGGDVLKRGRAQSAYELSQDLLEKQIELLERKYGGVRARNAAVTIQRAFRHYMMVKKFASITAMAKAEKRLSRRMVVTASSLGLAEENASSSAYGSATESQLDQQQQQQQQQQMQQQQQPRVTIMAGPAGAASPGLSRTPPTRSLSMRERRQLDCSPIPRSQSGASPVSISGSTATAGGMASHPHVNLLHAAEPHYYNAQGAVYYTSYHGSPHDLSYASSADVSLNASWVNASGHSPHTPYYSAAQIYMRPKGGSTTPTPSCSGSTGSGSGSGSGSCKKVPPEVPKRTSSITAQQQSQLLLLQRQTPPPPSLLRTNGLCKTAENGSLTSVQSSGSDSSVTSAERNMNSDLGSDRSNSPHTWKRGTALNSSQQFSTHSADSVSVSVPGGGGSGAVVVSGAAIASAGPGAYAAQMQAAVAAATAAGGVPPTDDHAVSSHTSAAQYEQHEQQQHEQQQLQAAASAAGVAQNYKMSETIRKRQYRVGLNLFNKKPEKGITYLIRRGFLENTPQGVARFLITRKGLSRQMIGEYLGNLQNQFNMAVLSCFAMELDLSGRQVDVALRKFQAYFRMPGEAQKIERLMEIFSQRYCECNADIVGRLRSSDTIFVLAFAIIMLNTDLHTPNLKPERRMRVEDFIKNLRGIDDCHDIDKDMLSGIYERVKSDEFKPGSDHVTQVMKVQATIVGKKPNLALPHRRLVCYCRLYEIPDVNKKERPGVHQREVFLFNDLLVITKIFSKKKTSVTYTFRNSFPLCGTVVTLLDMPNYPFCIQLSQKVDGKILITFNARNEHDRCKFAEDLKESISEMDEMESLRIEAELERQKSARNRAPGNAENRDSGVADVEVCPCPYGSQPGGGSQAAGEQAAGNSADSTQQLKRSALSNSLLDMHEQFGNEKPQRRGSVGSLDSGMSISFQSTTTSSASRENAAAIAAAANAAAAAKMRFNMPPTAAIATPSNVYAAPGMQAYTHANFVQQSQAAYMMQQQQMLQQQAQMQAQAQAQAQAQAQAQALQQQGGGGAGVGGGAVVTGRIPGRERKASRSDENARSTEV is encoded by the exons atgaTTATTTGCATATCGGGTTTTATAATTGGCGAAAG CTTTCCCCAAAAGAGCATCGAACGCAGCGGCTCCACACAGTACGATCTGGCTGGGGCGCCGCCGGCCGGCTCCAGCACAGCCTCCACCACCGACAGCGGCAGCGTTGGGGGCTATGTCTACCTGCAGAACCACTATGCGCCCGGCGCCCAcaacgccgccgccgccatcaACTACCCCACGCAGCAGCACCATCCCCAGATGATCTACCAGCTCCAGCAGTACCCCACGTGCCAtaagcatcagcagcagctccagcagcagcagcaacagcagcagcacctgcaCCAGGCCGCTGCGGGACACTACATGCAGGTGACCTCGGCGACAGCGGGAGGATCTTCGGCctaccaccagcaccaccacatGCTCCACGGGGGACAGCACGGACAGCACCATGCACACCATCACGGCCACGGCGGAGCGGTGGTCATTGCCGGCAGCGGCGTGGGCACTGGCATGGGAGCCGGCAGCGTGATCATGCAAcaccagcagctgcaacagatgcagcagcaccagcagcagcagcagcagcaccagcaccagggAATGCACAAGAAGAACTCGATCCGCAATGGCGGAGATGTCCTCAAGCGCGGACGGGCACAGTCAGC CTACGAACTCTCACAAGATCTGCTGGAGAAGCAGATCGAGCTGCTGGAGCGAAAGTACGGCGGAGTGCGGGCCCGCAACGCGGCGGTGACCATCCAGCGGGCCTTCCGCCACTACATGATGGTGAAGAAGTTTGCCTCCATCACGGCCATGGCCAAGGCCGAGAAGCGGCTCAGCCGCCGCATGGTGGTGACGGCCTCCAGCCTCGGGCTGGCCGAGGAGAACGCCTCCTCGTCGGCCTATGGCAGTGCCACAGAATCTCAAttggatcagcagcagcagcagcaacaacagcaacagatgcagcaacagcaacagccacgcGTCACCATTATGGCGGGTCCTGCTGGAGCAGCCTCCCCGGGACTCTCGAGGACACCGCCCACGCGCTCTCTGTCGATGCGGGAGCGACGACAGCTGGACTGCAGTCCCATACCACGTAGTCAATCGG GCGCCTCTCCCGTTTCGATTTCGGGATCCACAGCCACCGCTGGCGGAATGGCCTCCCATCCGCATGTGAATCTGCTGCACGCGGCCGAGCCGCATTACTACAATGCCCAGGGAGCCGTCTACTACACCAGCTACCACGGCTCCCCGCACGACCTGAGCTACGCCAGCTCCGCGGACGTCTCGCTGAACGCCTCGTGGGTGAACGCCAGCGGGCACAGCCCCCACACGCCCTACTACTCGGCGGCACAGATCTACATGCGCCCCAAGGGCGGCAGCACCACGCCCACTcccagctgcagcggcagcacgggcagcggcagcggcagtggcagcggcagctgcaagAAGGTGCCGCCGGAGGTGCCCAAGCGCACCTCTTCGATCACggcacagcagcagagccagctgctgctgctgcagcgccaGACACCGCCGCCCCCGTCGCTGCTGCGGACCAACGGGCTCTGCAAGACGGCGGAGAACGGCAGCCTGACCTCCGTCCAGAGTTCCGGCTCGGACTCGAGCGTCACCTCGGCGGAGCGGAACATGAACAGCGACCTCGGATCGGACCGCAGCAACTCCCCCCACACGTGGAAGCGTGGCACGGCCCTGAACAGCTCCCAGCAGTTCTCCACGCACTCGGCCGACTCGGTATCGGTCTCGGTGCCCGGCGGAGGTGGAAGTGGAGCCGTTGTGGTCTCCGGAGCAGCCATAGCTTCTGCTGGGCCCGGAGCGTATGCCGCACAGATGCAGGCGGCCGTGGCAGCGGCCACAGCGGCGGGCGGAGTACCGCCGACGGACGATCATGCCGTCTCGTCGCACACAAGCGCCGCGCAGTACGAGCAgcacgaacagcagcagcacgagcagcagcagctgcaggcagCGGCCTCCGCCGCGGGCGTGGCCCAGAACTACAAGATGTCGGAGACCATACGCAAGCGGCAGTACCGCGTGGGCCTCAATCTGTTCAACAAGAAGCCGGAGAAGGGCATCACCTATCTCATCCGCAGGGGCTTCCTCGAGAACACGCCACAGGGCGTGGCTCGTTTCCTGATCACGCGCAAGGGCCTCTCCCGCCAGATGATCGGCGAGTATCTGGGCAATCTGCAGAATCAGTTCAACATGGCCGTGCTCAGCTGCTTCGCCATGGAGCTGGACCTGTCCGGCCGCCAGGTGGACGTGGCCCTGCGCAAGTTCCAGGCCTACTTCCGGATGCCCGGGGAGGCGCAGAAGATTGAGCGGCTGATGGAGATCTTCTCGCAGCGCTACTGCGAGTGCAATGCGGACATTGTGGGGCGCCTAAGATCATCCGATACG ATCTTTGTGCTGGCATTTGCCATCATTATGCTCAATACGGATCTGCACACGCCCAATCTGAAGCCGGAAAGGCGCATGCGCGTCGAGGACTTCATCAAGAATCTGCGAGGCATCGACGATTGCCATGACATTGACAAGGACATGCTGAGCGGCATCTATGAGCGCGTCAAGTCGGACGAGTTCAAGCCGGGCAGCGACCACGTCACCCAGGTGATGAAGGTGCAGGCCACCATTGTCGGCAAGAAGCCGAATCTGGCGCTGCCCCACCGGCGGCTGGTCTGCTATTGCCGCCTGTACGAGATACCCGACGTGAACAAGAAGGAGCGGCCGGGCGTCCACCAGCGCGAGGTGTTCCTCTTCAACGACCTGCTGGTCATCACCAAGATCTTCAGCAAGAAGAAGACCTCCGTGACGTACACGTTCCGGAACAGCTTCCCGCTCTGCGGCACGGTGGTGACCCTGCTGGACATGCCCAACTATCCGTTCTGCATCCAGCTGTCGCAGAAGGTCGACGGTAAGATCCTGATCACCTTCAATGCCCGCAACGAGCACGACCGCTGCAAGTTTGCCGAGGATCTCAAGGAGTCCATCAGCGAGATGGACGAAATGGAATCGCTGCGCATCGAGGCAGAGCTGGAGCGCCAGAAGTCGGCGCGCAACCGGGCCCCGGGGAACGCAGAGAACCGCGATAGCGGCGTGGCCGATGTGGAGGTGTGTCCCTGTCCCTACGGCTCCCAGCCCGGCGGCGGCTCCCAGGCAGCCGGCGAGCAGGCAGCTGGGAACTCGGCCGACTCCACGCAGCAGCTGAAGCGCAGTGCGCTCAGCAACAGTCTCCTGGACATGCACGAGCAAT TTGGCAACGAGAAGCCCCAGCGACGAGGCAGCGTCGGCTCCCTGGACAGCGGCATGAGCATCTCCTTCCAGTCGACCACCACGTCCAGCGCCTCGCGGGAGAATGCGGCGGCCATTGCAGCTGCCGCCaatgcagcggcggctgccaAGATGCGTTTCAACATGCCGCCAACGGCTGCGATTGCCACGCCCAGCAATGTGTATGCAGCGCCCGGAATGCAGGCGTACACGCATGCCAACTTTGTGCAGCAGTCGCAGGCCGCCTAcatgatgcagcagcagcaaatgctTCAGCAACAGGCACAAATGCAAGCCCAGGCgcaagcccaggcccaagcgCAGGCTCAGGCGCAGGCGCTACAGCAGCAgggaggcggaggagcaggagtaggaggaggagccgtGGTCACGGGTCGAATCCCTGGAAGGGAGAGGAAGGCCTCACGCTCCGATGAGAACGCACGGTCGACGGAGGTCTAA
- the siz gene encoding IQ motif and SEC7 domain-containing protein 1 isoform X1, with amino-acid sequence MEMSEAEHKALSLSLALSPQRSGIQSAAESDLGPPPDQQQQHLLLHQTTQSLLMASSMMFMDGGAVQQPQMQYSVEDLLRENHALHARVKELSVERDRLLCEVSNLRLELDMSELKRLPVVDMDMEGFPQKSIERSGSTQYDLAGAPPAGSSTASTTDSGSVGGYVYLQNHYAPGAHNAAAAINYPTQQHHPQMIYQLQQYPTCHKHQQQLQQQQQQQQHLHQAAAGHYMQVTSATAGGSSAYHQHHHMLHGGQHGQHHAHHHGHGGAVVIAGSGVGTGMGAGSVIMQHQQLQQMQQHQQQQQQHQHQGMHKKNSIRNGGDVLKRGRAQSAYELSQDLLEKQIELLERKYGGVRARNAAVTIQRAFRHYMMVKKFASITAMAKAEKRLSRRMVVTASSLGLAEENASSSAYGSATESQLDQQQQQQQQQQMQQQQQPRVTIMAGPAGAASPGLSRTPPTRSLSMRERRQLDCSPIPRSQSGASPVSISGSTATAGGMASHPHVNLLHAAEPHYYNAQGAVYYTSYHGSPHDLSYASSADVSLNASWVNASGHSPHTPYYSAAQIYMRPKGGSTTPTPSCSGSTGSGSGSGSGSCKKVPPEVPKRTSSITAQQQSQLLLLQRQTPPPPSLLRTNGLCKTAENGSLTSVQSSGSDSSVTSAERNMNSDLGSDRSNSPHTWKRGTALNSSQQFSTHSADSVSVSVPGGGGSGAVVVSGAAIASAGPGAYAAQMQAAVAAATAAGGVPPTDDHAVSSHTSAAQYEQHEQQQHEQQQLQAAASAAGVAQNYKMSETIRKRQYRVGLNLFNKKPEKGITYLIRRGFLENTPQGVARFLITRKGLSRQMIGEYLGNLQNQFNMAVLSCFAMELDLSGRQVDVALRKFQAYFRMPGEAQKIERLMEIFSQRYCECNADIVGRLRSSDTIFVLAFAIIMLNTDLHTPNLKPERRMRVEDFIKNLRGIDDCHDIDKDMLSGIYERVKSDEFKPGSDHVTQVMKVQATIVGKKPNLALPHRRLVCYCRLYEIPDVNKKERPGVHQREVFLFNDLLVITKIFSKKKTSVTYTFRNSFPLCGTVVTLLDMPNYPFCIQLSQKVDGKILITFNARNEHDRCKFAEDLKESISEMDEMESLRIEAELERQKSARNRAPGNAENRDSGVADVEVCPCPYGSQPGGGSQAAGEQAAGNSADSTQQLKRSALSNSLLDMHEQFGNEKPQRRGSVGSLDSGMSISFQSTTTSSASRENAAAIAAAANAAAAAKMRFNMPPTAAIATPSNVYAAPGMQAYTHANFVQQSQAAYMMQQQQMLQQQAQMQAQAQAQAQAQAQAQALQQQGGGGAGVGGGAVVTGRIPGRERKASRSDENARSTEV; translated from the exons CTTTCCCCAAAAGAGCATCGAACGCAGCGGCTCCACACAGTACGATCTGGCTGGGGCGCCGCCGGCCGGCTCCAGCACAGCCTCCACCACCGACAGCGGCAGCGTTGGGGGCTATGTCTACCTGCAGAACCACTATGCGCCCGGCGCCCAcaacgccgccgccgccatcaACTACCCCACGCAGCAGCACCATCCCCAGATGATCTACCAGCTCCAGCAGTACCCCACGTGCCAtaagcatcagcagcagctccagcagcagcagcaacagcagcagcacctgcaCCAGGCCGCTGCGGGACACTACATGCAGGTGACCTCGGCGACAGCGGGAGGATCTTCGGCctaccaccagcaccaccacatGCTCCACGGGGGACAGCACGGACAGCACCATGCACACCATCACGGCCACGGCGGAGCGGTGGTCATTGCCGGCAGCGGCGTGGGCACTGGCATGGGAGCCGGCAGCGTGATCATGCAAcaccagcagctgcaacagatgcagcagcaccagcagcagcagcagcagcaccagcaccagggAATGCACAAGAAGAACTCGATCCGCAATGGCGGAGATGTCCTCAAGCGCGGACGGGCACAGTCAGC CTACGAACTCTCACAAGATCTGCTGGAGAAGCAGATCGAGCTGCTGGAGCGAAAGTACGGCGGAGTGCGGGCCCGCAACGCGGCGGTGACCATCCAGCGGGCCTTCCGCCACTACATGATGGTGAAGAAGTTTGCCTCCATCACGGCCATGGCCAAGGCCGAGAAGCGGCTCAGCCGCCGCATGGTGGTGACGGCCTCCAGCCTCGGGCTGGCCGAGGAGAACGCCTCCTCGTCGGCCTATGGCAGTGCCACAGAATCTCAAttggatcagcagcagcagcagcaacaacagcaacagatgcagcaacagcaacagccacgcGTCACCATTATGGCGGGTCCTGCTGGAGCAGCCTCCCCGGGACTCTCGAGGACACCGCCCACGCGCTCTCTGTCGATGCGGGAGCGACGACAGCTGGACTGCAGTCCCATACCACGTAGTCAATCGG GCGCCTCTCCCGTTTCGATTTCGGGATCCACAGCCACCGCTGGCGGAATGGCCTCCCATCCGCATGTGAATCTGCTGCACGCGGCCGAGCCGCATTACTACAATGCCCAGGGAGCCGTCTACTACACCAGCTACCACGGCTCCCCGCACGACCTGAGCTACGCCAGCTCCGCGGACGTCTCGCTGAACGCCTCGTGGGTGAACGCCAGCGGGCACAGCCCCCACACGCCCTACTACTCGGCGGCACAGATCTACATGCGCCCCAAGGGCGGCAGCACCACGCCCACTcccagctgcagcggcagcacgggcagcggcagcggcagtggcagcggcagctgcaagAAGGTGCCGCCGGAGGTGCCCAAGCGCACCTCTTCGATCACggcacagcagcagagccagctgctgctgctgcagcgccaGACACCGCCGCCCCCGTCGCTGCTGCGGACCAACGGGCTCTGCAAGACGGCGGAGAACGGCAGCCTGACCTCCGTCCAGAGTTCCGGCTCGGACTCGAGCGTCACCTCGGCGGAGCGGAACATGAACAGCGACCTCGGATCGGACCGCAGCAACTCCCCCCACACGTGGAAGCGTGGCACGGCCCTGAACAGCTCCCAGCAGTTCTCCACGCACTCGGCCGACTCGGTATCGGTCTCGGTGCCCGGCGGAGGTGGAAGTGGAGCCGTTGTGGTCTCCGGAGCAGCCATAGCTTCTGCTGGGCCCGGAGCGTATGCCGCACAGATGCAGGCGGCCGTGGCAGCGGCCACAGCGGCGGGCGGAGTACCGCCGACGGACGATCATGCCGTCTCGTCGCACACAAGCGCCGCGCAGTACGAGCAgcacgaacagcagcagcacgagcagcagcagctgcaggcagCGGCCTCCGCCGCGGGCGTGGCCCAGAACTACAAGATGTCGGAGACCATACGCAAGCGGCAGTACCGCGTGGGCCTCAATCTGTTCAACAAGAAGCCGGAGAAGGGCATCACCTATCTCATCCGCAGGGGCTTCCTCGAGAACACGCCACAGGGCGTGGCTCGTTTCCTGATCACGCGCAAGGGCCTCTCCCGCCAGATGATCGGCGAGTATCTGGGCAATCTGCAGAATCAGTTCAACATGGCCGTGCTCAGCTGCTTCGCCATGGAGCTGGACCTGTCCGGCCGCCAGGTGGACGTGGCCCTGCGCAAGTTCCAGGCCTACTTCCGGATGCCCGGGGAGGCGCAGAAGATTGAGCGGCTGATGGAGATCTTCTCGCAGCGCTACTGCGAGTGCAATGCGGACATTGTGGGGCGCCTAAGATCATCCGATACG ATCTTTGTGCTGGCATTTGCCATCATTATGCTCAATACGGATCTGCACACGCCCAATCTGAAGCCGGAAAGGCGCATGCGCGTCGAGGACTTCATCAAGAATCTGCGAGGCATCGACGATTGCCATGACATTGACAAGGACATGCTGAGCGGCATCTATGAGCGCGTCAAGTCGGACGAGTTCAAGCCGGGCAGCGACCACGTCACCCAGGTGATGAAGGTGCAGGCCACCATTGTCGGCAAGAAGCCGAATCTGGCGCTGCCCCACCGGCGGCTGGTCTGCTATTGCCGCCTGTACGAGATACCCGACGTGAACAAGAAGGAGCGGCCGGGCGTCCACCAGCGCGAGGTGTTCCTCTTCAACGACCTGCTGGTCATCACCAAGATCTTCAGCAAGAAGAAGACCTCCGTGACGTACACGTTCCGGAACAGCTTCCCGCTCTGCGGCACGGTGGTGACCCTGCTGGACATGCCCAACTATCCGTTCTGCATCCAGCTGTCGCAGAAGGTCGACGGTAAGATCCTGATCACCTTCAATGCCCGCAACGAGCACGACCGCTGCAAGTTTGCCGAGGATCTCAAGGAGTCCATCAGCGAGATGGACGAAATGGAATCGCTGCGCATCGAGGCAGAGCTGGAGCGCCAGAAGTCGGCGCGCAACCGGGCCCCGGGGAACGCAGAGAACCGCGATAGCGGCGTGGCCGATGTGGAGGTGTGTCCCTGTCCCTACGGCTCCCAGCCCGGCGGCGGCTCCCAGGCAGCCGGCGAGCAGGCAGCTGGGAACTCGGCCGACTCCACGCAGCAGCTGAAGCGCAGTGCGCTCAGCAACAGTCTCCTGGACATGCACGAGCAAT TTGGCAACGAGAAGCCCCAGCGACGAGGCAGCGTCGGCTCCCTGGACAGCGGCATGAGCATCTCCTTCCAGTCGACCACCACGTCCAGCGCCTCGCGGGAGAATGCGGCGGCCATTGCAGCTGCCGCCaatgcagcggcggctgccaAGATGCGTTTCAACATGCCGCCAACGGCTGCGATTGCCACGCCCAGCAATGTGTATGCAGCGCCCGGAATGCAGGCGTACACGCATGCCAACTTTGTGCAGCAGTCGCAGGCCGCCTAcatgatgcagcagcagcaaatgctTCAGCAACAGGCACAAATGCAAGCCCAGGCgcaagcccaggcccaagcgCAGGCTCAGGCGCAGGCGCTACAGCAGCAgggaggcggaggagcaggagtaggaggaggagccgtGGTCACGGGTCGAATCCCTGGAAGGGAGAGGAAGGCCTCACGCTCCGATGAGAACGCACGGTCGACGGAGGTCTAA
- the siz gene encoding IQ motif and SEC7 domain-containing protein 2 isoform X5, translating into MDWARGGAFNEFGLWPPLRKWPNQQLAAGSTSSRSYELSQDLLEKQIELLERKYGGVRARNAAVTIQRAFRHYMMVKKFASITAMAKAEKRLSRRMVVTASSLGLAEENASSSAYGSATESQLDQQQQQQQQQQMQQQQQPRVTIMAGPAGAASPGLSRTPPTRSLSMRERRQLDCSPIPRSQSGASPVSISGSTATAGGMASHPHVNLLHAAEPHYYNAQGAVYYTSYHGSPHDLSYASSADVSLNASWVNASGHSPHTPYYSAAQIYMRPKGGSTTPTPSCSGSTGSGSGSGSGSCKKVPPEVPKRTSSITAQQQSQLLLLQRQTPPPPSLLRTNGLCKTAENGSLTSVQSSGSDSSVTSAERNMNSDLGSDRSNSPHTWKRGTALNSSQQFSTHSADSVSVSVPGGGGSGAVVVSGAAIASAGPGAYAAQMQAAVAAATAAGGVPPTDDHAVSSHTSAAQYEQHEQQQHEQQQLQAAASAAGVAQNYKMSETIRKRQYRVGLNLFNKKPEKGITYLIRRGFLENTPQGVARFLITRKGLSRQMIGEYLGNLQNQFNMAVLSCFAMELDLSGRQVDVALRKFQAYFRMPGEAQKIERLMEIFSQRYCECNADIVGRLRSSDTIFVLAFAIIMLNTDLHTPNLKPERRMRVEDFIKNLRGIDDCHDIDKDMLSGIYERVKSDEFKPGSDHVTQVMKVQATIVGKKPNLALPHRRLVCYCRLYEIPDVNKKERPGVHQREVFLFNDLLVITKIFSKKKTSVTYTFRNSFPLCGTVVTLLDMPNYPFCIQLSQKVDGKILITFNARNEHDRCKFAEDLKESISEMDEMESLRIEAELERQKSARNRAPGNAENRDSGVADVEVCPCPYGSQPGGGSQAAGEQAAGNSADSTQQLKRSALSNSLLDMHEQFGNEKPQRRGSVGSLDSGMSISFQSTTTSSASRENAAAIAAAANAAAAAKMRFNMPPTAAIATPSNVYAAPGMQAYTHANFVQQSQAAYMMQQQQMLQQQAQMQAQAQAQAQAQAQAQALQQQGGGGAGVGGGAVVTGRIPGRERKASRSDENARSTEV; encoded by the exons ATGGATTGGGCTCGTGGTGGGGCTTTTAATGAGTTTGGACTTTGGCCCCCCCTTCGAAAGTGGCCAAATCAGCAGCTCGCAGCGGGATCCACTTCCAGCCGAAG CTACGAACTCTCACAAGATCTGCTGGAGAAGCAGATCGAGCTGCTGGAGCGAAAGTACGGCGGAGTGCGGGCCCGCAACGCGGCGGTGACCATCCAGCGGGCCTTCCGCCACTACATGATGGTGAAGAAGTTTGCCTCCATCACGGCCATGGCCAAGGCCGAGAAGCGGCTCAGCCGCCGCATGGTGGTGACGGCCTCCAGCCTCGGGCTGGCCGAGGAGAACGCCTCCTCGTCGGCCTATGGCAGTGCCACAGAATCTCAAttggatcagcagcagcagcagcaacaacagcaacagatgcagcaacagcaacagccacgcGTCACCATTATGGCGGGTCCTGCTGGAGCAGCCTCCCCGGGACTCTCGAGGACACCGCCCACGCGCTCTCTGTCGATGCGGGAGCGACGACAGCTGGACTGCAGTCCCATACCACGTAGTCAATCGG GCGCCTCTCCCGTTTCGATTTCGGGATCCACAGCCACCGCTGGCGGAATGGCCTCCCATCCGCATGTGAATCTGCTGCACGCGGCCGAGCCGCATTACTACAATGCCCAGGGAGCCGTCTACTACACCAGCTACCACGGCTCCCCGCACGACCTGAGCTACGCCAGCTCCGCGGACGTCTCGCTGAACGCCTCGTGGGTGAACGCCAGCGGGCACAGCCCCCACACGCCCTACTACTCGGCGGCACAGATCTACATGCGCCCCAAGGGCGGCAGCACCACGCCCACTcccagctgcagcggcagcacgggcagcggcagcggcagtggcagcggcagctgcaagAAGGTGCCGCCGGAGGTGCCCAAGCGCACCTCTTCGATCACggcacagcagcagagccagctgctgctgctgcagcgccaGACACCGCCGCCCCCGTCGCTGCTGCGGACCAACGGGCTCTGCAAGACGGCGGAGAACGGCAGCCTGACCTCCGTCCAGAGTTCCGGCTCGGACTCGAGCGTCACCTCGGCGGAGCGGAACATGAACAGCGACCTCGGATCGGACCGCAGCAACTCCCCCCACACGTGGAAGCGTGGCACGGCCCTGAACAGCTCCCAGCAGTTCTCCACGCACTCGGCCGACTCGGTATCGGTCTCGGTGCCCGGCGGAGGTGGAAGTGGAGCCGTTGTGGTCTCCGGAGCAGCCATAGCTTCTGCTGGGCCCGGAGCGTATGCCGCACAGATGCAGGCGGCCGTGGCAGCGGCCACAGCGGCGGGCGGAGTACCGCCGACGGACGATCATGCCGTCTCGTCGCACACAAGCGCCGCGCAGTACGAGCAgcacgaacagcagcagcacgagcagcagcagctgcaggcagCGGCCTCCGCCGCGGGCGTGGCCCAGAACTACAAGATGTCGGAGACCATACGCAAGCGGCAGTACCGCGTGGGCCTCAATCTGTTCAACAAGAAGCCGGAGAAGGGCATCACCTATCTCATCCGCAGGGGCTTCCTCGAGAACACGCCACAGGGCGTGGCTCGTTTCCTGATCACGCGCAAGGGCCTCTCCCGCCAGATGATCGGCGAGTATCTGGGCAATCTGCAGAATCAGTTCAACATGGCCGTGCTCAGCTGCTTCGCCATGGAGCTGGACCTGTCCGGCCGCCAGGTGGACGTGGCCCTGCGCAAGTTCCAGGCCTACTTCCGGATGCCCGGGGAGGCGCAGAAGATTGAGCGGCTGATGGAGATCTTCTCGCAGCGCTACTGCGAGTGCAATGCGGACATTGTGGGGCGCCTAAGATCATCCGATACG ATCTTTGTGCTGGCATTTGCCATCATTATGCTCAATACGGATCTGCACACGCCCAATCTGAAGCCGGAAAGGCGCATGCGCGTCGAGGACTTCATCAAGAATCTGCGAGGCATCGACGATTGCCATGACATTGACAAGGACATGCTGAGCGGCATCTATGAGCGCGTCAAGTCGGACGAGTTCAAGCCGGGCAGCGACCACGTCACCCAGGTGATGAAGGTGCAGGCCACCATTGTCGGCAAGAAGCCGAATCTGGCGCTGCCCCACCGGCGGCTGGTCTGCTATTGCCGCCTGTACGAGATACCCGACGTGAACAAGAAGGAGCGGCCGGGCGTCCACCAGCGCGAGGTGTTCCTCTTCAACGACCTGCTGGTCATCACCAAGATCTTCAGCAAGAAGAAGACCTCCGTGACGTACACGTTCCGGAACAGCTTCCCGCTCTGCGGCACGGTGGTGACCCTGCTGGACATGCCCAACTATCCGTTCTGCATCCAGCTGTCGCAGAAGGTCGACGGTAAGATCCTGATCACCTTCAATGCCCGCAACGAGCACGACCGCTGCAAGTTTGCCGAGGATCTCAAGGAGTCCATCAGCGAGATGGACGAAATGGAATCGCTGCGCATCGAGGCAGAGCTGGAGCGCCAGAAGTCGGCGCGCAACCGGGCCCCGGGGAACGCAGAGAACCGCGATAGCGGCGTGGCCGATGTGGAGGTGTGTCCCTGTCCCTACGGCTCCCAGCCCGGCGGCGGCTCCCAGGCAGCCGGCGAGCAGGCAGCTGGGAACTCGGCCGACTCCACGCAGCAGCTGAAGCGCAGTGCGCTCAGCAACAGTCTCCTGGACATGCACGAGCAAT TTGGCAACGAGAAGCCCCAGCGACGAGGCAGCGTCGGCTCCCTGGACAGCGGCATGAGCATCTCCTTCCAGTCGACCACCACGTCCAGCGCCTCGCGGGAGAATGCGGCGGCCATTGCAGCTGCCGCCaatgcagcggcggctgccaAGATGCGTTTCAACATGCCGCCAACGGCTGCGATTGCCACGCCCAGCAATGTGTATGCAGCGCCCGGAATGCAGGCGTACACGCATGCCAACTTTGTGCAGCAGTCGCAGGCCGCCTAcatgatgcagcagcagcaaatgctTCAGCAACAGGCACAAATGCAAGCCCAGGCgcaagcccaggcccaagcgCAGGCTCAGGCGCAGGCGCTACAGCAGCAgggaggcggaggagcaggagtaggaggaggagccgtGGTCACGGGTCGAATCCCTGGAAGGGAGAGGAAGGCCTCACGCTCCGATGAGAACGCACGGTCGACGGAGGTCTAA